AAGCGCCGAGTTCTAACGATGATATTTCATTTTTCCGAGCCGTTGGGCGGGCACTTGGGGTAAGCAATTCATTACAATTGAAGGCATCTGAAATCAGGGCAAGGGTAGAAGATGTTATAAAGTGCGGAGATATCATGCTGGTTATTGATGAGGCGCATTACCTATGGCCGCAGAGTTGGCAGAGATATGCTATGCCATCGCGCATTAACTGGCTTATGACTGAGGCTGTTAATTCTGGCGTGGCCGTTGCGCTGGTTACAACGCCCCAGTTTCACGTTTTTCAAAGGAAGGTAGAGAAATTGACCGGCTGGAACTCCGAACAGTTTATAGGGAGAATTGGACACCTGGAACGGCTTCCAGAAACATTATCACTTGATGATCTGCTATCCGTCGCCCGTTATGTTTTCCCTGAGGGAGATGATTTGACCTGGGAAGTTCTAAGCCGGTTGGTCAAGAAATCCCCCACGCGGCTTGCTGGTATAGATACGATTGTGAAGCGGGCCAGGTGGTTTGCCAGCCAGGAAGGACGACAGAAAGCCTCCCCTGCTGATCTGCGGCGGGTAATTAGTGAAAAAACGCCAGTTTCGGCAGGTCAATCAGATAAGCGGCCAGAGGAAACCAATTTTACAAGTGCGCCGCGCCATCGTCGCGGAACGGCTGCCGCGTTCACGCCTGATGA
This window of the Verrucomicrobiota bacterium genome carries:
- a CDS encoding ATP-binding protein; amino-acid sequence: MSNTRHAAPGAPLRQERFASSYEPNLLANLVAKRCAVIDPPSDRVPIWFLQSLSMIPGGLGEAVCEILKANPLTEWRAVHERGFSFDVKKDLERALRSLCLDPNYPLTEIWEAAGLYRQAMVDGLADTPQTQVTIQIKSALDYTLNTRCLSVIDGQSRIGKTFAAKDWCAHSGGIARYVQAPSSNDDISFFRAVGRALGVSNSLQLKASEIRARVEDVIKCGDIMLVIDEAHYLWPQSWQRYAMPSRINWLMTEAVNSGVAVALVTTPQFHVFQRKVEKLTGWNSEQFIGRIGHLERLPETLSLDDLLSVARYVFPEGDDLTWEVLSRLVKKSPTRLAGIDTIVKRARWFASQEGRQKASPADLRRVISEKTPVSAGQSDKRPEETNFTSAPRHRRGTAAAFTPDESTASASVAHIDRIGALVDT